Proteins encoded within one genomic window of Enterococcus haemoperoxidus ATCC BAA-382:
- the msrA gene encoding peptide-methionine (S)-S-oxide reductase MsrA translates to MEHHYYEKAIFAGGCFWCMVKPFDTQPGIISVVSGYTGGHVEYPTYEQVTTGATGHTEAVEITYDPAIIPYEKLVETYWQQTDPTDALGQFADRGDSYRPVIFYSNESQKKIAEKSKDVLQKSGRFTQPIVTKIEPAQPFYPAEDYHQEYYKKHSIHYNLYREGSGRASFIRKNWKEDK, encoded by the coding sequence ATGGAACATCATTATTACGAAAAAGCGATTTTTGCTGGCGGTTGTTTTTGGTGCATGGTTAAACCTTTTGATACTCAACCAGGTATTATTTCCGTGGTGTCAGGATATACAGGAGGGCATGTTGAATATCCAACCTATGAGCAAGTCACAACAGGCGCAACTGGTCATACAGAAGCAGTTGAAATAACGTATGATCCTGCAATCATTCCATACGAAAAATTAGTAGAAACTTATTGGCAGCAAACAGATCCAACAGATGCCTTAGGTCAATTTGCAGATCGTGGTGATTCCTATCGTCCTGTTATTTTTTATAGTAATGAATCGCAAAAAAAGATCGCTGAAAAGTCAAAAGATGTATTACAAAAGAGTGGTCGCTTTACTCAACCAATTGTGACTAAAATTGAACCAGCTCAACCGTTCTATCCAGCGGAAGACTATCATCAAGAGTATTATAAGAAACATAGTATACATTATAATCTCTATCGAGAAGGATCAGGCAGAGCTAGTTTTATTCGGAAAAATTGGAAAGAAGATAAATAA